In Heptranchias perlo isolate sHepPer1 chromosome 16, sHepPer1.hap1, whole genome shotgun sequence, one genomic interval encodes:
- the foxf1 gene encoding forkhead box protein F1 encodes MTAEVQQPPAHSTAQSSPMSAGTEKPNNQTSVMESATSTTKTKKTNAGIRRPEKPPYSYIALIVMAIQSSPTKRLTLSEIYQFLQSRFPFFRGSYQGWKNSVRHNLSLNECFIKLPKGLGRPGKGHYWTIDPASEFMFEEGSFRRRPRGFRRKCQALKPMYSMMNGLGFNHIPETYNFQGSRGPISCAPNGLSLDSSISMMNGHLPSNVDGMGLPGHSVSHLSANNGHSYMGSCTGSSVGDYPNHADSSVPASPLLTGSGVMEPHSMYTTSASAWAPSASALNNGAPYIKQQPLSPCNPSANLTSNLQAHTLDQSYLHQTSHNAADIQGIPRYHSQSPSMCDRKEFVFSFNAMSSPSMHPSTNGSYYHQQVTYQDIKPCVM; translated from the exons ATGACGGCCGAGGTTCAGCAGCCGCCGGCTCACAGCACGGCCCAGAGCAGCCCTATGTCTGCAGGCACCGAGAAACCCAACAATCAGACCTCTGTGATGGAATCAGCCACCTCCACCACCAAAACTAAGAAAACAAACGCTGGCATACGACGCCCAGAGAAGCCGCCGTACTCCTACATAGCCCTAATTGTGATGGCCATCCAGAGCTCTCCAACCAAGAGGCTGACCCTCAGCGAAATCTACCAGTTCCTCCAAAGCCGTTTCCCTTTTTTCCGAGGCTCCTACCAAGGCTGGAAGAATTCCGTGCGTCACAATCTTTCCTTGAACGAGTGCTTCATCAAACTGCCCAAGGGTCTGGGCAGACCGGGCAAAGGCCATTACTGGACCATTGACCCCGCCAGCGAGTTCATGTTTGAGGAGGGCTCCTTTAGACGCAGACCGAGGGGTTTTCGCAGGAAATGCCAAGCCCTTAAGCCAATGTACAGCATGATGAACGGATTGGGGTTCAACCATATCCCAGAGACCTATAACTTCCAAGGGTCAAGAGGACCCATCTCCTGTGCTCCAAACGGTCTTTCTCTAGATAGTAGCATTAGCATGATGAATGGACACTTGCCCAGCAACGTTGATGGGATGGGTTTACCAGGACATTCTGTCTCTCACCTCTCGGCCAACAATGGTCACTCCTATATGGGAAGCTGTACAGGATCTTCCGTAGGAGACTACCCCAACCACGCCGACAGCTCGGTGCCCGCGTCTCCCTTGCTGACCGGTAGTGGGGTGATGGAGCCACACTCCATGTACACTACCTCGGCTTCAGCATGGGCTCCATCGGCCTCCGCACTCAACAACGGGGCTCCTTACATCAAACAGCAGCCTCTATCACCGTGCAACCCGTCGGCGAATCTAACTTCAAATCTGCAAGCGCACACTCTAGATCAGTCCTATTTACATCAAACTAGCCACAACGCTGCCGATATACAAG GAATTCCGCGATATCACTCGCAGTCTCCCAGCATGTGTGATAGGAAAGAATTTGTCTTCTCTTTCAACGCCATGTCgtccccttcaatgcatccatCAACTAATGGATCTTACTATCATCAGCAAGTGACTTACCAAGATATCAAACCTTGTGTAATGTGA